The following proteins are encoded in a genomic region of Alnus glutinosa chromosome 8, dhAlnGlut1.1, whole genome shotgun sequence:
- the LOC133874736 gene encoding probable inactive purple acid phosphatase 27, producing the protein MKAGSSLQYWLKMIFRIVLVLCLQSLCLASAHGRVGDDMHPLSHINIHKTSLALRDSVSIKASPLILGLKGEDTEWVTVNLVNPNPSEDDWVAVFSPAVFNSSTCLPVNDEDQEPYICTSPIKFKYANSSNSKYTKTGKAVLKFQLINQRADFSFAVFSGGLSNPILVAVSNFISFANPKAPLYPRLAQGKSWDEMTVTWTSGYAIDEAVPLVEWGLKGETQTRSPAGTLTVDQNSMCGSPARTVGWRDQGFIHTSFLKNLWPNSLYTYRMGHLLSNGSCIWSKTYSFKSSPYPGQDSLQRVIIFGDMGKAERDGSNEYSDYQPGSLNTTDQLIKDLKNYDIVFHIGDISYSNGYVSQWDQFTAQVEPIASTVPYMVASGNHERDWPDSGSFYQNTDSGGECGVFAETMFYVPAENRAKFWYSTDYGMFHFCIADSEHDWREGTEQYKFIKHCLASADRRKQPWLIFAAHRVLGYSSSNWYAEEGAFEEPMGRESLQKLWQKYRVDVAFFGHIHNYERTCPIYQNQCVNSEKSHYSGTMNGTIHVVVGGAGSHLSKFTTAIPNWSIYRDHDFGFGKLTAFNHSYLLFEYKKSSDGKVYDSFTISREYKDVLACVHDSCEPTTLAS; encoded by the exons atgaaagcaGGCAGCTCTCTGCAGTACTGGTTGAAGATGATCTTCAGGATTGTGCTCGTTCTGTGCCTGCAAAGTTTGTGCTTGGCTTCTGCTCACGGCAGGGTAGGTGATGACATGCATCCACTTTCTCATATCAACATTCATAAAACTTCTCTTGCCCTCCGTGACTCGGTCTCCATTAAAGCCAGCCCACTCATTCTCGGCTTGAAG GGCGAGGACACTGAATGGGTGACCGTGAATCTTGTAAACCCAAATCCTTCTGAGGATGATTGGGTTGCCGTTTTTTCTCCTGCAGTCTTCAA CTCATCAACCTGTCTACCAGTGAATGATGAAGATCAAGAACCATATATATGCACAAGCCCGATAAAG TTCAAGTATGCAAATTCCTCCAATTCAAAGTATACAAAAACTGGCAAAGCTGTTTTGAAGTTCCAGTTGATCAATCAGCGGGCAGACTTCTCCTTTGCAGTTTTTTCAGGCGGTTTGTCAAAT CCTATATTGGTGGCAGtttcaaatttcatttcatttgccAATCCTAAAGCACCTCTATACCCACGCCTTGCTCAAGGGAAATCTTGGGATGAA ATGACAGTAACCTGGACGAGTGGCTATGCAATAGATGAAGCTGTTCCATTAGTGGAATGGGGTCTGAAGGGAGAAACTCAAACTCGATCCCCAGCTGGAACATTGACAGTTGATCAGAACAGCATGTgtg GTTCACCTGCACGGACAGTAGGCTGGCGTGATCAGGGTTTTATACACACaagtttcttaaaaaatttgtgGCCGAACTCTCT GTACACTTACAGGATGGGTCATCTCTTGTCCAATGGCTCATGTATCTGGAGCAAAACCTATTCTTTCAAATCATCCCCATATCCTGGACAGGACTCACTACAACGTGTAATAATATTTGGCGACATGGGGAAG GCTGAGCGTGATGGTTCAAATGAGTACAGTGATTATCAGCCAGGTTCCCTGAATACTACCGATCAACTCATCAAGGACTTGAAAAACTATGACATAGTTTTCCATATAGGAGATATAAGTTATTCAAATGGATACGTCTCACAGTGGGACCAATTCACAGCACAGGTGGAGCCCATTGCATCAACTGTCCCATATATGGTTGCAAG TGGCAATCATGAACGTGATTGGCCAGATTCAGGATCCTTCTATCAAAACACAGATTCAGGTGGGGAATGCGGTGTGTTTGCTGAGACCATGTTTTATGTTCCTGCTGAGAACAGAGCTAAGTTCTG GTATTCAACAGATTATGGCATGTTTCACTTCTGTATAGCTGACAGTGAACATGACTGGAGGGAGGGAACAGAACAGTACAAGTTCATTAAGCATTGCCTTGCATCAGCAGATAGACGGAAACAACCATGGTTGATCTTTGCTGCTCATCGTGTTCTTGGATATTCCTCCAGTAATTGGTACGCCGAGGAGGGCGCATTTGAAGAGCCCATGGGAAGGGAGAGCTTGCAGAAGCTTTGGCAGAAGTACAGGGTGGATGTCGCATTTTTCGGCCATATACATAACTATGAAAGGACATGCCCCATTTACCAG AATCAATGCGTCAATTCAGAAAAGTCACATTATTCAGGCACCATGAATGGAACAATCCATGTGGTCGTTGGAGGGGCAGGGAGCCACTTATCAAAATTCACCACAGCAATACCCAATTGGAGCATTTACAGAGACCATGACTTTGGCTTTGGCAAACTGACAGCATTCAATCACTCTTATCTACTTTTCGAGTACAAGAAAAGCAGTGATGGAAAGGTATATGATTCCTTCACCATTTCAAGGGAATATAAAGATGTCTTGGCTTGTGTACATGACAGTTGTGAACCCACCACTCTGGCGTCTTGA